A stretch of the Nicotiana tabacum cultivar K326 chromosome 6, ASM71507v2, whole genome shotgun sequence genome encodes the following:
- the LOC142182144 gene encoding uncharacterized protein LOC142182144: MNSAEHQKVLIKTLNEAYVPIETTVEQLERMAEKFFTINQISFSKNDLPPEEATHNKALHLTVKYEGYYMKRVMLDGCSGVDICPLSTLQRMEIKTERIRPNNVCVRAFDGIKRDTIGEINLILTIGPVDFEVTFQVPDMGTSYNFLLGRPWIHAAGAVPSTLHQMVKLEYEDQEIIVHGEDEQSIYRDPSVPCLEAREGLSVDLVVHKLPTYPDYSPVQQKQRKFKIVISDKIKEEVTKQLKAGVI, translated from the exons ATGAATTCAGCTGAACATCAGAAAGTGTTGATCAAAACCCTCAATGAAGCTTACGTTCCAATTGAAACTACTGTGGAACAACTGGAGAGGATGGCAGAAAAATTCTTCACAATCAATCAGATCTCCTTTAGCAAGAATGACCTGCCCCCAGAGGAGGCCACCCACAACAAAGCCCTCCACCTAACAGTTAAATATGAGGGGTACTATATGAAGAGAGTCATGCTGGATGGCTGTTCCGGAGTAGATATCTGCCCTCTCTCAACtctgcaaagaatggagatcAAGACTGAGAGAATCAGGCCCAACAACGTCTGCGTTCGTGCCTTTGATGGCATCAAAAGAGACACCATAGGCGAGATCAatttgattttgactattggacctgtggattttgaggtgacctTTCAAGTCCCAGACATGGGTACTTCTTATAATTTTCTCTTGGGAAGGCCTTGGATTCACGCGGCAGGAGCCGTACCttccactctccaccaaatggtgaaATTGGAATATGAAGATCAGGAGATCATAGTCCACGGAGAGGATGAGCAATCGATCTATCGGGACCCGTCGGTCCCATGCCTCGAAGCTAGGGAAG GATTAAGTGTCGATTTAGTGGTCCATAAGTTGCCAACCTACCCCGATTATTCCCCTGTCCAGCAAAAACAGAGGAAGTTCAAAATTgttatcagtgacaagattaaagaagaggtcacaaaacaaTTAAAGGCGGGAGTGATCTGA
- the LOC107770385 gene encoding homeobox-leucine zipper protein HDG11 — MEYGSGGGGGTSSGGGGDPHDAAERRKKRYHRHTANQIQRLESIFKECPHPDEKTRLQLSRDLGLAPRQIKFWFQNRRTQMKAQHERADNCALRAENDKIRCENIAIREALKNVICPSCGGPPVTEDSYFDEQKLRIENMQLKEELDKVSSIAAKYIGRPISQLPPVQPIHLSSLDLSMSSFVGHVPNSLDLDLDLLPGSSSTIPGLAFASLNLSDIDKSLMADIAGNAMEELIRLVQTNEPLWMKSAIDGKDVLNFENYDRIFPRANSHLKNHNVRIEASRDSGVVIMNGLALVDMFMDANKWQEFFPTIVSKARTLEVISSGVMGSRMSTLQLMYEELQVLSPLVPTRQLYFLRFCQQIEQSSWAIVDVSYDITQENLYSNTSCKVHRLPSGCLIQDMPNGYSKVTWMEHVEVEEKGIMHRLCRDLIHSGLAFGAGRWVGTLQRVCERYACLMVNSNPTHGLGGVIPSPEGKRSMMKLAKRMVSNFCASINPSNGHQWNTNSGLNEFEVRATLQKSTDPGQPNGVIISAATTIWLPVPPQNVFNFFRDERTRPQWDVLSNQNPVQEVAHIANGSHPGNCISVLRAYNTSQNNMLILQESCIDSSGALVVYSPVDVPAINIAMSGEDPTYIPLLPSGFTISPDGHQLDQDAASCSSSSNASTIGGRSGGSLITVVFQILVSSLPSAKMSPESVNTVNNLIGSTVHQIKAALNCSTS; from the exons ATGGAGTACGGCAGCGGAGGTGGTGGTGGCACTAGCAGCGGCGGCGGCGGCGATCCCCACGACGCCGCCGAGCGGAGGAAGAAACGTTATCATCGTCACACTGCTAATCAAATTCAAAGGCTTGAATC TATTTTCAAAGAATGTCCTCACCCGGACGAGAAGACAAGATTGCAATTAAGCAGAGATTTAGGCTTAGCTCCTCGTCAGATTAAGTTTTGGTTCCAAAATAGGAGGACTCAAATGAAG GCTCAACATGAGAGAGCAGACAATTGTGCACTTAGAGCAGAAAATGATAAAATTCGATGTGAAAATATAGCAATCAGAGAAGCACTCAAGAATGTGATTTGCCCATCATGTGGAGGTCCTCCTGTTACTGAAGATTCATATTTTGATGAGCAAAAGTTGAGAATCGAAAACATGCAATTAAAAGAAGAG CTTGATAAAGTATCTAGTATTGCTGCTAAATATATAGGGAGGCCTATTTCACAACTCCCACCAGTGCAACCTATTCATCTATCTTCACTAGATTTGTCTATGTCTAGTTTTGTTGGCCATGTCCCTAATTCCCTTGATCTTGATCTCGATCTTCTACCTGGAAGTTCATCGACTATTCCGGGTTTAGCCTTCGCCTCGTTGAATTTATCGGACATTGATAAGTCCCTTATGGCTGATATTGCTGGGAATGCAATGGAGGAACTCATTAGATTGGTGCAAACCAATGAACCTTTGTGGATGAAGTCCGCTATTGATGGCAAAGATGTGCTTAATTTCGAGAACTATGATCGGATATTCCCAAGGGCTAATAGTCATTTAAAAAATCACAATGTTCGGATTGAGGCTTCCAGGGATTCAGGTGTTGTTATTATGAATGGTTTAGCATTGGTCGATATGTTTATGGACGCG AATAAATGGCAGGAATTCTTTCCTACAATTGTTTCAAAGGCTAGGACGCTTGAAGTAATATCATCTGGTGTGATGGGAAGCCGAATGAGTACATTGCAATTG ATGTATGAAGAATTGCAAGTGCTTTCGCCATTGGTTCCAACGCGACAATTGTATTTCCTAAGGTTTTGTCAACAGATTGAGCAAAGCTCGTGGGCAATAGTTGATGTTTCTTATGATATAACTCAAGAAAATCTGTATTCTAACACTTCTTGCAAGGTTCATAGGCTTCCTTCAGGATGTTTGATACAAGATATGCCCAATGGTTATTCCAAG GTTACTTGGATGGAACATGTAGAAGTGGAAGAGAAAGGTATAATGCATAGGCTATGTAGAGATCTTATACACAGTGGGTTGGCATTTGGAGCAGGGAGATGGGTTGGCACCCTTCAAAGAGTTTGTGAAAGATATGCTTGTCTCATGGTTAATAGCAACCCTACTCATGGCCTTGGTGGAG TAATTCCATCGCCCGAAGGGAAGAGGAGCATGATGAAACTAGCAAAAAGAATGGTGAGCAATTTCTGTGCCAGCATAAATCCATCTAATGGACATCAATGGAACACAAATTCTGGGTTGAATGAGTTTGAAGTCAGAGCTACCCTTCAAAAGAGCACCGATCCTGGTCAGCCCAATGGCGTAATCATTAGTGCAGCCACAACCATTTGGCTGCCAGTTCCTCCACAAAATGTCTTCAATTTCTTCAGGGATGAACGGACTCGACCCCAG TGGGATGTCCTTTCCAACCAAAATCCAGTGCAAGAAGTAGCTCATATTGCGAATGGCTCTCATCCAGGGAACTGCATTTCTGTGCTCCGG GCCTATAACACTAGCCAGAACAACATGTTAATACTCCAAGAAAGTTGCATAGACTCATCAGGGGCACTAGTAGTGTATAGTCCAGTCGATGTACCAGCTATCAACATAGCGATGAGCGGTGAGGACCCCACGTATATCCCGTTACTACCCTCGGGGTTCACGATATCGCCAGATGGCCATCAACTAGACCAAGATGCAGCATCATGCAGCAGCAGCTCAAATGCAAGTACTATAGGAGGCAGGTCAGGGGGTTCACTTATAACAGTAGTGTTCCAAATTCTAGTAAGCAGCTTGCCATCAGCTAAAATGAGTCCAGAATCAGTAAACACTGTGAATAACCTTATAGGCAGCACTGTTCACCAAATTAAAGCTGCCTTGAATTGCTCCACTTCTTGA